Below is a genomic region from Verrucomicrobiales bacterium.
TTGAAAGATCTCAAGGGCGGGGCTGAGGTAGCTCAGCGCGCGTCCGGAATCCGGCAGAAGAAGATCGTTGGAGCACATCGGGCAGGGAGGTTCGGGCGTGCTGCAGGTTGTTAGATTTGACGTAACTGGACTGTGAACCTTGAGGGTATGGCCGAAGTCGTTGTTTCTCCACTTACTCGGAGGAGTTGGCGTGCTCGGGTGGCTTCCTGTGCTGCCCTCGTCATGGCCGTTACCCTGCCTGCAGCGCCCTTAACTGGCCTTTCACAGGGCACCCTCGATCCGGCTCTGTATGTCCTGACGGCCGACGGCAGCCAGGCTCTCCACACCCGGTCTTTTAACTTCAGCCTGCCCCAAGGAACCTCGGCTCCTCTGGAGTTTAAATTTGGGTTTGAGACGGATGAGGTGTTTGGACCTGGCGAATTTTTCGACTCCTTTACCCTGAGTTTGCGGACCCTGGACGATTTGTTCACCCTCATCCTGGTCACCGCGGACGCCAGCGGCGTCTTATTTGCACCTCCCACCCCCGGCACGGAGCCTTTGGCCGACTCGGCCTTGACCCGCAGCCCCATCCCATCCCCTTCGCTGACTCCTCATCTCGCCCAGCAGCATTCGTTCTCGGTGAGCGCCGTGCTACCCGAGAACCTATTGGGTCGGGAAGTGACTCTCTTCTTGGATCTCTTTGACAACAATAACGGGGTTATCTCCCACGGCTGGCTTGCCGATATCACTGTGGTTCCAGAGCCAACGCTCTGGCCGCTGGTCCCTTTGGCTGGCTTGGTTTTGTTCCTCAAGCGATCTCGCAAACACTGAAAGATGAATACGCGGCCTCGTAGTTTAGCTGTCTGGAGTTGTGCCGTCATGCTGTGGCTCTCCGCATTGGGCTCTGTCTCGGCACAGACCGCGACATTCGACCTGAAAGGCGTGCGCATCGAACTGCAGGAAATCACTGCGGACACCGCTGTCTTTTTTCGGTCATTGCGCCTGAACCGCGCCCTCAACCAGTGGAACGTGGAAGTGACGGTTTCGAATCGTGCCGATCGCGCTGTGTCCGGGCCCCTCGTCTTATTGGTGGAGTCCTTCCGAGGAACCAGCGGACCTCTACTTGTCGACGGCACGCTTCCGGGGGCAACGCTCCAGTCGTTCTATGATCTCAGCAGCTTCCTCCCCGGCAGCGAACTGGGCGCCCGTCAAACGACGGCCTCCCGAACTCTAAGCCTCGGCTTCAGCAGCGGCTCGCCCGTGCTGGTGACACGCGTCTTCGCGGGAACGCTTCCTCCCCCGGTTCCGGTTGGTGTCACCCGGTCCCTCAACGAGGTCGGCCAGCCGCTGCCAGGGGCCACCTTGACGGTAACCGGGCCGACGCCCGAGTCCTCCGCGGTGTTGCCAACAGATCATCCCACGGGGGTCGCGTCGTTCGGCGGCAGTTCAGGTCTCCATCGGCTGAGATTCTCGCTGGACGGCAACCTCTCGGTCTGGCGGCAGCAAACCCTTTCTACCGGCAACGTCGCGGTGGTTCCCAATCCGCGCCTGACGCCGCGCAGTTCTCGCGTCGTTGAATTGACTCCGTTGGGGGGGAGTGTGGTGACCAACGATGCGGGGACAGTTCGGATCGTCGTGAACGCCGGAGCCTTCGGCGGCTCGGCCAGCCTGCGGCTCACCGGACTCACCGGGCAGACCCTGCCGGCGTTTCTGCCGCAGGGGTGGAGCCCGATGGTCGCGTTTCATCTGGAGAGCAGCTCGCCTCCTGCCCAGCCATTGCCCGCGGCCCTTACCCCCGCGGGACCGGTCGGCACCGCCGAGGTGGCGGCTTTGGTGCACTGGAACGAAAACAGCCTCTCGTGGGAGGTGGTGCAGGTTTTGGGTGGCCGCGGTGCGGAGCCCCTGGATGTCTTTCTGCCAAAGTCCGGAAGTTATGCGCTGGTGGTCGGTGATACCGGCGAGTTGGTGCCGCCTGTGCCGAATGCCGGACAGCCTCTCCAGCCCAGCGCTGCCGTGGCCGCACCCATAGCCGGGTTAACCGCCACAGGTGTGGTGGATCCGAGCTCGAGTCCGGCCAGCCAGATTCCCGCGCGCGTCACCGGCCAGGCCACGGTGACGTTGAATCACGCGTCGGCTAAGCTGCCCAGCGGAACCTTGCTGCGCGGAGAGGTGACGGAAACCTATCTGCTGAAAGACGGCAGCGCACGCGTCACTCCCTCCTACGAGCAGTTTTTTGTGGCCTATCAGCGGCCGGGCGATGAAAACCCTCAGACCATCCAAGCATCCTTTCCGATGCGTCCCCTGCTGCTGTTTGGTTCGGAGGAACTCGCCTCCGCGACGGTGCGCATCCAGGTGTTGCCCTTGGCGCCTTTTGACGGACGAGCTTTGGATCAGCGGGGGGGGCAGCTTGCCCTGCCCAACGGCGGCCGAGTGCTTATCGGCGCTGGGCAGCTCACAGGCCCGACTGCGTTTCGCATCAGCCCGATCTCGCTGGCTCCATTCACGAACGCTCTCCCTCTCCCGATGTCAGCTCTCGGCGGATTCGAGCTCACCTTTGATGGCGGCCGTCTCACCGGTCCTTTGGCCCCTCGTTTTGATGGGCTCCCGACGAACGCCGTCTTCGTGCTGGCTCGGGTGGTCAGCGAGGTCGGACTTTACGGGCTGGAGCCAGTGGAGCGGTTGGTGACCTCGTCGGTAGGCTCGGTCTCGAGCGCCGAGCCGCTGTCCGGCGATCGGCTGCCCGGGATCCGCGGTTCGGGCCAATACGTGCTGATCCGGGTGGACAGCCCGCAAGGCCTCATCAGCGGCGTGGCGCGGGATGGCCAGGGTAGCCTGCGGTCCGGAATGCCGGTTCGTACCGCCGGAACGCCCTGGTTGGCGTTGACGGATGCCCAGGGAAGATACCGATTGGTGGCTTCGTCGGGTAGCCGACAGATCGAGGTGACTGATCCGGTCACGGGCGATAGTGGTTCATCTCTCGTGACCGTGGTTAACCCGCTCGAGGTCGTGACTCAGGATCTGGTCTCCGCCCCGGTTGGGCCTCGAGTGATTTCCATCACCCCGGCGGACAATGCGACGAAGGTCGCCCCGATCACAGCCATCACCCTCCAGTTCAGCGAGCCGCTCAACCCCGCAACGGTTGTCGGAAATGGAATTCAGCTGCTCGGCTCAGACGGGCTCGCCGTCACCGCCTCGATGAGCCTGGACCCAAGGCTTAGTCGCGCGACGTTGACCCCGGGCACCACGCTAGATGCCGGCACGACTTATCGAGTGGTTCTCGCCCGGACGATCGCCGACAGCTCCGGAATGGCCCTGGTGGGCACCAATGAGTTCCGATTTACGACCCTGGCGGCATCACGAGTGGGCGAGACTATCGCCGAGTTGGTGATCTATCAACCGGGGGCCACCAACGTTCCAGCCGCGATCGTCGCACAAATTCCTGCCTATCGTCCGGGAACGGTTCCCAACGCGATCGTCGTTCATGGGTCGGTCGGAACTGCCGATCCTGAGGTTCCCGTGATTTTGGTGAACGAGTCCACCGGCGATACCGCCACGGTGCTTTCCAACGTCGACGGTAGCTTTGCCAGTGTGATTAGCGGCGGGCAGGAGGACATCGTGACCGCAACGTTTGTGAACCTGAACGGAACGCGCGTTTACGTCGCCACGGCCAGGCAGGAATTTGACAATGGGTTTACCGGGCTGTTCACGCAGGGAGGTGTGCTGGAAGCCCAGTCGCCGCGGGGGCCGGTTCGACTGACGGTTCCGGCCAACGCCATCTCGACCAAAACGAAGTTCAAGCTGGAGTCGCTCAGCGTCGCAGCCGTGACGAACGCCTTGGGAGGTCTGCAGCCCTCCGAGGGAGCCATCGCTGGATCTGCCTTGAATCTCCGGGTGGAAGGCCAGCTTCCGGTGCTCCCTCTC
It encodes:
- a CDS encoding PEP-CTERM sorting domain-containing protein (PEP-CTERM proteins occur, often in large numbers, in the proteomes of bacteria that also encode an exosortase, a predicted intramembrane cysteine proteinase. The presence of a PEP-CTERM domain at a protein's C-terminus predicts cleavage within the sorting domain, followed by covalent anchoring to some some component of the (usually Gram-negative) cell surface. Many PEP-CTERM proteins exhibit an unusual sequence composition that includes large numbers of potential glycosylation sites. Expression of one such protein has been shown restore the ability of a bacterium to form floc, a type of biofilm.) → MAVTLPAAPLTGLSQGTLDPALYVLTADGSQALHTRSFNFSLPQGTSAPLEFKFGFETDEVFGPGEFFDSFTLSLRTLDDLFTLILVTADASGVLFAPPTPGTEPLADSALTRSPIPSPSLTPHLAQQHSFSVSAVLPENLLGREVTLFLDLFDNNNGVISHGWLADITVVPEPTLWPLVPLAGLVLFLKRSRKH